The stretch of DNA GCAGAGCAGCCCCCATATCCTCATCGACATGAGCGAGGTGTCCTGGGTCAACTCGACCGGCCTGGGGATCCTGATCTCCAGCCACCTTGCGGCACGGCAGAAGGGCGGAGCGCTCAAGCTGATCGGTGTCTCCAAGAGGATCGAGTCGATTCTCTCCGTCACCCGGCTCAACACGGTCTTCGAGATCTTCCCGAGCGAGGAGGAAGGCCGGCGGAGCTTCTCCGCCGCGTCTGCGGGGAAGCCATGAGGCAAGCGGCCGGCATCGCTCGCCGGTAGGAGGAAACCACGGATGGAGCGCCGAGACAGAGACGAGGGAGAGGTGATCACCTTCTCCTTCCCCAGCCGCCTCGAGCTCCTTCCGGTCCTCGATCGTCTCGTGCAGGGCATAACCGAGCAGATGGAGTTCGACGAGGACGCCGCAGGCGAGGTCGCGATCTCGGTGATCGAGGCCGGCACGAACGCGATCCAGCACGGGCACAAGCACAATCAGGAGAAGCAGGTCGACTTCCGCTTCGACATGCGGCCGGACTACTTGCTGGTCACGGTCGTCGACTCCGGGCCGGGCTTCGAACCCGACATGATCCCGCGAAACGACCCGTCGAACCCCGAGGACCTCATGCGCAGCAGCGGACGCGGAATCTACATCATGCGCCGGATGATGGACCAGGTCGACTTCGACATCGATCCGGCGCGCGGCACGCGCGTTCTCCTGAAGAAGCTCCGGCGCACCAACGGTCGCTCCCCATCGGCCTGATCCTTGGACCCCCGCTCCGACCGGACCTTCCTGGGCGTCGACTACGGCCGCAAGCGCGTTGGGCTCGCGATCAGCGACCCCGCGGGGATCCTGGCGAGCCCCCTGGCCGTTCTCTCGTATCGCGGCATGGACGATCTCGCGGCCCGGTTGAGCGAGCTCGCTTTCGAGCGCGAGGCGGTGGCGATCGTCCTGGGCCTTCCCACGCGCGCCGACGGGCGGGCGGGGGATCTCGCCGCGGAGATCGAGGCCCTTGCGGAGAAGCTCCGCTCGCGCGGCGTCGCCGTCATCTTCTCGGATGAGTCCCTGACGACCTGGGAGGCTGGGAGGCTTCTGGGAGAGGCGGGCGCCGATCCCCGCGCGGGGCGAAAGGCGAAGATCGACGCCGCGGCGGCTGCCGTCATGCTGCAGTCCTTCCTGGAGGATCTCGATCGTTGAGCCGTCGCGCCGCGCGCCTGCTGCCGCCTCTCCTCGCGGTCGCGATCTTCCTGATCCTCGGGGCGGCGGCCTTCATCGGCTACCGCCTGGAACTCGATCGTCCCACCGAGCGTTCCCGGACGGGGGACGGTCTCCTTCGCATCAGCCCCGGGGCGAGCCTGCGGACGGTCGCGAGGGATCTCTCGCGCGAGGGCTGGATCCGCAGCCCTCTCTTCGTCGCCCAATGGGGGAGGGTGAAGGGTCTGGATCGTGCGGTCTTTCCGGGTCGCTACCGGCTGCGAAGGGGATGGACCGCGCGGCGCATCCTCGATGAGATCGCCCTCGGCCGCGTCGAGACCACGCGCGTCACGATCCCCGAGGGATGGAGGGAGGCGCAGATCGTGAGGTTGCTGGCCGACTCTCTCGAGATCGGCGTCCGGGATCTCCAGGCGGCTGTCCTCGACACGGCTTGGGTCCGGTCGATCGGGATCCCGCGCGGGAAGCTGGAGGGCTACCTCTTTCCCGAGACCTACATCTTTCCGAAAGAGTACGACCCGAGGGGTGCGCTGCGGCGGATGGTGCGCGAGGCCGATCGCCGGTTCGACGGCTCCATGCGCGAGCGGGCCGATGCGATCGGATGGAGCCGCGACTCGGTCATCGTCCTGGCTTCGATCGTCCAGGCCGAGGCGGCGAAAGAGCGCGAGATGCCCCGCATCGCCGCCGTCTTCCACAACCGGCTGCGACACGGCTGGAGGCTGGATGCCGATCCGACCGTCTTGTATGCTATCGGTCGGTTCTCGGGGCCGCCGCGCCTGAGCGATCTGAGGGTAGAGTCGCCCTACAACACCTACCGCGCGGGAGGGTTGCCGCCGGGACCGATCGGCAATCCGGGCGCGGCCGCCCTGCGCGCGGTCCTCTGGCCTGATTCGATGAGGGACGAGTTCTACTTCGTCGCCGACGGGAGCGGGGAGCACATCTTCACGCGGACGCTCGGCGAACACAACAGGGCGCGGCGCGAGGCGCGCCGGTCGCAGGGAGGAGTTCGATGAGGAGAAGGCGGATCCCGATCTTGATCGCAGCGGCGGCATGCGCGCACCTGCTCGCGCCCGCGGCGCATTCCTACCGCCAGCCCGAGAACCGGGGCGCAGTCCTCTACCTCTCGATCGCGCCGGAGCAGCGCTATGACGACACCACGAGCTTCCGGGGCCGATCCGCGACTCCCACTCCGGAGGAGGCGATCGTCTCGGATGTGGCCTCGCCCCGCACTCACATCGCCTATCTCCTCCTCGCCTATCCGCCCGAGGCGGTTCCCGAGATGAGCGTGGTCAGCTACGGCATCCGCTACCCGAACGGGATCCGGATCGTCCGCTACGGGATCAGCCCCAACTGCCTCCAGATGGCGACGCGCGATTGGCCCTCGAGCCGCGAGGGGATGATGCTCGGCGTCATCGGCAAGCCCGACACCAATCGCGTCGTCGAACTGGGTTGGTTCGCGATCCAGGCGACCAAGCCGGGGCGCGTGGAGGTCGTGCCGCACCCGGACGCCGGCATGGCGGCCCGCATCGTCTCGCAAACTTCCTCGCTCATGACTCCGATCGCCGACTTCGGCCACTTGGGATTCGATCTCCCGGGGAGAGCGCCGGCGCCAACGTTTCCCGGCCCTGTGACGGGCGCCGCGTGCTATCACGACTCGGTCTGCGTGGAGCTGACGCGGGCCGAGGCGGAGTATTACGGTGACGCCGTTCTCTATCTGGAGGACGGTCTTCTCTGCCAGGAGGGGACGCTCTGCTGGGGTCCGTTGCTGGAGGGCGCCTGCTGTCTCCCGGACGGCGCCTGCCGGATCCTGACCCGCAAGGCGTGCGCGAAGGCGGCCGGCAAGTACCAGGGGAACTACAGCCGCTGCGATCCCGACCCGTGCGGGGCGCAGGCCGCGCCTACGGCAGGCGAGGAGGGAAAGTGAGCGCGAAGCGAGCGAAGGGCGCCGGGTCTCTCGGGTCGGCCACGGGCCGGACTGGGCGAAGGGGAGCCTCCGACCAAGGGTCCGGAGGAGCCGCGGCCTCCTCCGCCTCGGGCGAGGAGAGCCACCTTCCCTGGGGGCGAAAGAACTTCCTCCTGCTTGCCGTCGGCCTCGGTCTCATCGTGGTCGGCTTTCTTCTTCTCGCGCTTGGAGATACGACATTCGCTCCGGTCTTGCTGGTCGGGGGGTTCCTCGGGCTGATTCCGTGGGGGATCGTCGCGGGGACCCGGAGAGACCCCACCGGGTGAGAATCCCCATCCTTGGCGGCGGGCGAGTAGCTCAACGGTAGAGCGCCTGCCTTACAAGCAGGAGGCCACAGGTTCGACCCCTGTCTCGCCCACCAACTCCCCCGCGGCGCCGAGCGAGATCCGTCTCATCTCCTTGGTAGATCAGCCGAAGAGGGGAAAGATGGCCCTTGACCCGGGGAGTCAAGTGCTGCTAAATTACCTACGTGCAAGCCAACAGGTGGAGCAGACACCGGAAGGAGGTGCGGCGAGGAGAACGAGACCCCCGGGCCCTTGCGGGCCGCATACGTTTCTGAGGTTTCGCAACAGGATAGGCGTACTGACGGAAGGCTTGCTTACATACCAGCTACATGTGGAGGTCAAGGGAATGAAGCGCTTGCTTTTGGTTTTTTGCGCGCTTGCGATGACAGCGTCGTTTGCCAGTGCTGACGTGCCCGATCCGTCGAGGTGCTCGACGACTTGGGATCCCGTTCAGCGTTTTTATCTGTGCCCTGACAACTATCCGGACTCGAACCCGGATGGCGCCAACGATTGCTCGGCCGCCTCGTTCAGCGTGACGGTCGCTAACGCGTCGGGTGCGATCATTCCGAACGCCGTCGTCGAGATTCTCCTCGGCGGCAGCGAGCCGGGCGGCTCGGTCGAGGTCTGCGTCAACCAGACCCTGACCCGGAATACCGAGTCCAACGGCGTCGCGAAGTTCAACCTCGGCGGCGGCGGCTGCAACAAGCGGCCCGGCTGCGCCGTGATTCGCGCCAACGGCGTCGTCATCCGCACCTGGAACGTGATCGTCAGCGCCGACTACGTCGGAACGGACAACCTCGGCCAGCCCGGTCTCTCGGACGGCCGTGTCGCGCCGGCCGACTTCTCGGTTTTCGTCGGTCGCTATCAGGGTGGTGTTGGCGCCTCGAGCTGCCACGACTACAACAACAACGGCACGACGGGCCCCGAGGACTTCTCGGTATTCGTCGCGGCCTACAAGGGTGGCGTGAACATCTGCACCTTGGTGCCCTAGGGCGCCGGCGCGGAGGTTCACCGAAAGATGCTTGGCCGGGGCTCGCCGGACCTGGCCTTGCGAGACGAGGGTGGTGTGGTGGTGGACAAGGCGGTGGACGTGACCGCTTTGTGGAAGGGCTTCGGAAGGACGCGTGTTCCGGGGTTCTTTTGGGGAGTGCAGGACGTACAACAGACATCGCACAGACAACCTAGCTAGGGAGGTTCGAAAATGAGGAAAATCCTATTGGCGCTGGGCATCATGGCCCTCATCTGTACCCCGGCGATGGCGGGTGTCAATGCTAACGGCGCGATCATCGTCCACACGAACGATGCCTACA from Candidatus Eisenbacteria bacterium encodes:
- a CDS encoding STAS domain-containing protein, giving the protein MKLTQRIEEDLTLIRLGGQLLGGPDAEQLRSALLAAVEQSSPHILIDMSEVSWVNSTGLGILISSHLAARQKGGALKLIGVSKRIESILSVTRLNTVFEIFPSEEEGRRSFSAASAGKP
- a CDS encoding ATP-binding protein, producing MERRDRDEGEVITFSFPSRLELLPVLDRLVQGITEQMEFDEDAAGEVAISVIEAGTNAIQHGHKHNQEKQVDFRFDMRPDYLLVTVVDSGPGFEPDMIPRNDPSNPEDLMRSSGRGIYIMRRMMDQVDFDIDPARGTRVLLKKLRRTNGRSPSA
- the ruvX gene encoding Holliday junction resolvase RuvX: MDPRSDRTFLGVDYGRKRVGLAISDPAGILASPLAVLSYRGMDDLAARLSELAFEREAVAIVLGLPTRADGRAGDLAAEIEALAEKLRSRGVAVIFSDESLTTWEAGRLLGEAGADPRAGRKAKIDAAAAAVMLQSFLEDLDR
- the mltG gene encoding endolytic transglycosylase MltG yields the protein MGGWEASGRGGRRSPRGAKGEDRRRGGCRHAAVLPGGSRSLSRRAARLLPPLLAVAIFLILGAAAFIGYRLELDRPTERSRTGDGLLRISPGASLRTVARDLSREGWIRSPLFVAQWGRVKGLDRAVFPGRYRLRRGWTARRILDEIALGRVETTRVTIPEGWREAQIVRLLADSLEIGVRDLQAAVLDTAWVRSIGIPRGKLEGYLFPETYIFPKEYDPRGALRRMVREADRRFDGSMRERADAIGWSRDSVIVLASIVQAEAAKEREMPRIAAVFHNRLRHGWRLDADPTVLYAIGRFSGPPRLSDLRVESPYNTYRAGGLPPGPIGNPGAAALRAVLWPDSMRDEFYFVADGSGEHIFTRTLGEHNRARREARRSQGGVR
- a CDS encoding DUF3098 domain-containing protein translates to MSAKRAKGAGSLGSATGRTGRRGASDQGSGGAAASSASGEESHLPWGRKNFLLLAVGLGLIVVGFLLLALGDTTFAPVLLVGGFLGLIPWGIVAGTRRDPTG